One stretch of Sandaracinaceae bacterium DNA includes these proteins:
- the amrB gene encoding AmmeMemoRadiSam system protein B, protein MDRPAPLAGRWYPRDPGACRDAVERYGADAEPASEPHRGLLAPHAGWAFSGDVAGRGYRGLAAAHPDPSVVVLFGSHRGPDGPDTVFVGEGWATPLGRIATHPMAATLREALSLAEEPREPIRPDNAVELHLPFIAHYFPGAPMIMLGIAMAPAALEIGRHVGAALREAGEAPVFIGSTDLTHYGPNYAFAPRGRGPEAVRWVREENDRGFLDAIEQGDPGRALAHGIEHQSACCPGAAAATMEAVRAFEGAVHPRLVSHTLSWDIRPDDSFVGYASVLL, encoded by the coding sequence ATGGATCGCCCCGCCCCCCTCGCAGGAAGATGGTACCCGAGAGACCCAGGCGCGTGCCGCGACGCGGTCGAGCGCTACGGCGCCGACGCCGAGCCAGCATCGGAGCCGCATCGAGGGTTGCTCGCTCCCCACGCCGGCTGGGCCTTCTCGGGCGACGTCGCGGGCCGCGGCTACCGAGGCCTCGCCGCCGCGCACCCCGATCCCTCGGTCGTCGTGCTCTTCGGCTCACACCGAGGGCCGGACGGCCCCGACACCGTCTTCGTCGGCGAGGGCTGGGCGACGCCGCTCGGGCGCATCGCCACCCACCCGATGGCCGCCACCCTCCGGGAGGCGCTCTCGCTGGCCGAGGAGCCGCGCGAGCCGATCCGGCCGGACAACGCGGTGGAGCTGCATCTGCCCTTCATCGCGCACTACTTCCCGGGCGCGCCCATGATCATGCTCGGGATCGCCATGGCGCCGGCCGCGCTGGAGATCGGGCGGCACGTCGGCGCCGCGCTGCGCGAGGCCGGGGAGGCCCCCGTCTTCATCGGCTCGACCGATCTGACGCACTACGGCCCCAACTACGCCTTCGCGCCCCGCGGCCGCGGCCCCGAGGCGGTGCGCTGGGTGCGCGAGGAGAACGACCGCGGGTTCCTCGACGCCATCGAGCAGGGCGATCCCGGCCGCGCCCTCGCGCACGGGATCGAGCACCAGAGCGCGTGCTGCCCGGGCGCCGCGGCCGCGACGATGGAGGCGGTGCGCGCCTTCGAGGGCGCCGTGCACCCCCGGCTCGTGAGCCACACTCT